A region from the Mesotoga sp. UBA6090 genome encodes:
- a CDS encoding DMT family transporter: MNRSREKSSKTKSVILLILTGLLWSTGGLLIKNVDSNPLAISGIRSMIASLVILVALGRPKFTWSLPQIASALSYSATVILFVSANKMTTAANAILLQSTAPIYVALLSAWILKERAKLLDWVTIIAVFGGMALFFFESLDSRGMTGNILAVASGVTFALFNIFMRLQKDGSPMESVLLGNTLTAAIGVPFIVGSLPSPSGWISLFILGVAQLGLSYVFYSEAIKHSTALEAILILMIEPILSPVWVFLFMGEIPGKLPMIGGAVVIGAITIRFVLRNLAGRPIFLKYGVPRRSRRRNST; encoded by the coding sequence ATGAACCGGAGTAGAGAAAAGTCTTCTAAAACAAAGTCTGTGATCTTATTGATTCTTACCGGTCTTCTTTGGAGCACCGGAGGTCTCTTGATCAAGAACGTCGACTCAAACCCTCTTGCGATATCGGGGATCAGGAGCATGATTGCATCCCTGGTAATACTCGTTGCTCTTGGAAGACCGAAATTCACATGGTCCCTGCCACAGATAGCCTCTGCTCTCTCTTATTCGGCCACGGTGATTCTCTTTGTTTCGGCAAACAAAATGACAACGGCTGCAAATGCTATTCTGCTTCAATCGACTGCGCCTATATATGTTGCTCTGTTGAGCGCATGGATATTGAAGGAGAGGGCGAAGCTCCTCGACTGGGTCACCATTATTGCGGTCTTTGGCGGTATGGCCCTCTTCTTCTTTGAAAGCCTGGACAGCAGGGGAATGACGGGAAATATTCTGGCGGTTGCCAGTGGAGTTACCTTTGCTCTTTTCAACATCTTCATGAGACTCCAGAAGGATGGTTCGCCGATGGAGTCAGTACTTCTGGGGAACACACTGACGGCTGCGATCGGAGTGCCTTTCATTGTGGGATCTCTACCGAGTCCTTCCGGATGGATCAGCCTCTTTATTTTGGGCGTGGCACAACTGGGATTATCGTATGTTTTCTACTCTGAGGCAATCAAACATTCCACAGCCCTCGAGGCCATTTTGATTCTCATGATTGAGCCCATTCTCAGTCCCGTTTGGGTCTTTTTGTTCATGGGAGAGATTCCCGGTAAGCTTCCCATGATTGGAGGAGCCGTAGTCATAGGTGCCATTACGATTAGGTTTGTTCTTAGAAATCTCGCCGGCAGACCGATTTTCCTTAAATATGGAGTTCCCAGGAGATCCAGAAGGAGAAATTCCACCTAA
- a CDS encoding MarR family winged helix-turn-helix transcriptional regulator → MSHDLFFNGEGYISRCIYCISRSANVYFSREMHKYGLGSGHFFFLRVLMSKEGISQNELSDILSVDKATTAKAMSKLTEAGYVKRDIDSLDTRIYRLFLTDNGKKIGQELRKPGVDFEEILTEGFSDDEKQQLLSLLERAATNAKKAK, encoded by the coding sequence ATGTCTCATGATCTATTCTTCAATGGGGAAGGGTACATAAGTCGCTGTATATACTGCATTTCACGCAGTGCAAACGTCTACTTCAGCAGGGAAATGCATAAATATGGATTGGGAAGCGGGCACTTCTTCTTTTTGAGAGTTCTTATGTCAAAAGAAGGAATCAGCCAGAACGAGCTTAGCGATATTCTGAGCGTTGACAAGGCCACAACCGCAAAGGCTATGAGCAAACTGACTGAAGCGGGTTACGTTAAGAGAGACATCGATTCTTTGGACACCCGGATTTACAGGCTTTTTCTTACCGATAACGGGAAGAAGATCGGACAGGAACTCCGAAAACCTGGCGTGGATTTTGAAGAGATACTAACGGAAGGCTTTTCAGACGACGAAAAACAGCAACTGCTATCCCTTCTTGAGAGAGCAGCCACTAATGCGAAAAAGGCAAAGTAA
- a CDS encoding FmdB family zinc ribbon protein: protein MILLPLYRFVCEKCGHEESLLLGMSATVPPCEKCGGILSKQITNISSYGSSSSSDSCGSCSGGSCSTCGH, encoded by the coding sequence GTGATTCTTTTGCCCTTATACAGGTTTGTCTGCGAAAAATGTGGTCACGAAGAGAGTCTTCTTTTGGGAATGAGCGCTACGGTGCCTCCCTGTGAAAAATGCGGGGGGATTCTCTCAAAGCAGATAACTAATATTTCGAGCTACGGATCATCCTCGAGTTCCGATAGCTGCGGCTCATGCTCCGGCGGAAGCTGTTCAACCTGCGGACACTGA
- a CDS encoding TldD/PmbA family protein, which produces MDFNTFADKAFKISREKGFDEAEVYYSKGGEFQLSSLNGEIDSYTDASSIEVYFRGLKNGKIGTAFSEILSEEAATLLVEEAFENCSIASGEDVYIFHDGTGEYRDFEGYSGAFQKKTVKEKIDTVVSLEKLALEYDKRIVMVPTCRTADTWSEVTIINTLGLNRRYKSDGGFAVVVSLAGDEKSKKTGFSFSLVRRPEELDVKGVAEESSKRAIDQLGARNVKSGKYRVVFRNDVFGQLFGTFTSMYSADNVQRGLSVLKGKMGTVIGSSKLTVYDDPFLPESPYSKPFDDEGVPTRKKALVEKGELKTFLYDLRTAAKDGTKSTGNSVRGTYRSKPSIAPVNTVVRSGDLSFDALLESMGEGILVTDLTGLHSGTNQVSGEFSLGASGFFVKDGKISNPIEQFTISSNILKAYSGILEVGSDSVSSIYRVSSPSVLIDEIDVASE; this is translated from the coding sequence ATGGATTTCAATACCTTTGCCGACAAGGCTTTCAAAATCTCCAGAGAAAAGGGCTTTGATGAAGCCGAGGTCTATTACTCGAAAGGTGGAGAATTTCAGTTAAGCTCTCTGAACGGTGAAATCGATTCATACACGGATGCCAGTTCGATAGAGGTTTACTTCAGAGGCCTCAAGAACGGAAAGATCGGCACGGCATTTTCAGAGATTCTAAGCGAAGAGGCGGCGACACTGCTGGTCGAAGAGGCTTTTGAGAACTGCTCAATAGCGAGCGGAGAGGATGTCTATATCTTTCATGACGGAACTGGTGAGTACCGTGACTTTGAAGGTTATTCAGGAGCCTTCCAGAAGAAGACCGTGAAGGAAAAGATCGATACCGTGGTGTCTCTGGAGAAGCTGGCTCTCGAATACGACAAAAGGATCGTGATGGTTCCGACATGCAGGACTGCCGATACCTGGTCGGAAGTAACCATAATCAATACACTTGGACTGAATAGGCGGTACAAGAGCGACGGCGGATTTGCCGTTGTCGTGAGTCTTGCAGGCGATGAGAAATCCAAGAAGACGGGTTTCAGTTTCTCTCTTGTCAGAAGGCCTGAAGAGCTGGATGTGAAAGGAGTCGCTGAAGAGTCTTCAAAAAGAGCCATAGATCAACTCGGCGCCAGAAATGTGAAGAGTGGAAAGTACAGAGTTGTTTTCAGGAACGATGTTTTCGGGCAACTTTTCGGAACTTTCACCTCTATGTACTCGGCGGACAACGTTCAAAGAGGCCTTTCCGTCTTGAAAGGAAAAATGGGGACCGTAATTGGATCAAGCAAGCTTACGGTGTACGATGATCCCTTCCTTCCCGAGAGTCCTTACAGTAAGCCATTTGACGACGAAGGAGTGCCGACGCGTAAAAAAGCGCTTGTTGAGAAAGGCGAGTTGAAGACTTTCCTGTATGACTTGAGAACGGCCGCGAAAGATGGTACGAAGTCCACGGGGAACTCCGTAAGGGGTACTTACAGATCAAAGCCTTCAATAGCCCCAGTGAACACTGTTGTTAGATCGGGAGACTTGAGTTTCGATGCACTCCTCGAAAGTATGGGCGAAGGCATTCTGGTCACTGATCTTACCGGCCTTCATTCCGGCACGAATCAGGTTTCGGGCGAATTTTCGCTTGGAGCGAGCGGCTTTTTCGTGAAGGACGGGAAGATAAGTAATCCCATAGAGCAATTTACGATATCTTCGAACATATTGAAGGCCTATAGTGGCATTTTAGAAGTTGGCAGCGACTCGGTTTCATCTATCTATCGTGTGAGTTCTCCTTCGGTCTTAATAGATGAGATCGATGTGGCTTCTGAATAA
- a CDS encoding ankyrin repeat domain-containing protein, which yields MKKLLLVLLSLLLLSVVSFSSVYNSASNGDLRGVQEAVNNGGNINERGYANKTPLMVAADYGHSEIATYLIESGADISTVDDNAYTALHYAARKGLLDVVKMLLERGADINAHPASSMFYEGYTPLILACDNSKNDATLEVVKYLVGKGADLERVEYAFRSPLIASIFSKGTNTVKFLLENGADPNRPAKDGRTPLYLAISEGLPIEGIEALLEHGADVSVGNEYYTPLQLAVSKSKNDVARKLIEFGADYSAVDDDGNTLLHRAARKGSTKNIEMFVELGIDINARNNEGKTPLHIAAEDEYFNNVKLLISLGADILARDNNNYLPFHLHLAVYKEDVEVIEQLLSAGISVDNNEVEAGISPLHIAAAYGKIDMAKLLIQKGADVSIRAKDGLQPIHAAVGSYGSLEMIDYLLESGASIDAEDHGGRTPIFYAVMDYNMESISHLAEKGANVNHQDNTGMTPAHYAVQDKWDAIEMLTILSDFSLVANVKDDSGMTPEDYAASEEIKEFLKTLY from the coding sequence ATGAAAAAACTTTTGTTAGTGCTTCTGTCATTACTGCTGTTATCAGTAGTCTCTTTTTCTAGCGTTTACAATAGTGCGTCCAACGGTGACCTGCGAGGTGTACAGGAAGCTGTCAATAATGGTGGTAATATTAACGAGCGTGGTTATGCAAACAAAACACCCTTGATGGTCGCAGCGGATTACGGCCACTCGGAAATAGCAACCTACCTTATTGAATCTGGGGCAGACATTTCAACTGTTGACGACAACGCTTATACTGCTCTTCATTACGCGGCGAGAAAGGGTCTCCTCGATGTTGTGAAGATGCTCCTTGAAAGAGGAGCGGACATAAACGCTCATCCGGCCAGTTCAATGTTTTATGAAGGCTATACACCTTTGATCCTCGCCTGTGACAACTCCAAGAATGACGCTACTCTGGAAGTCGTTAAGTATCTTGTGGGAAAGGGTGCCGATCTAGAGAGAGTTGAATATGCTTTCCGCTCACCTTTGATTGCCTCGATATTTTCGAAGGGGACAAACACCGTAAAATTCCTGCTCGAAAACGGAGCCGATCCAAATCGACCGGCCAAAGACGGCAGAACTCCTCTCTATTTAGCTATATCGGAAGGCCTTCCAATTGAGGGTATAGAAGCTCTTCTAGAACATGGGGCAGATGTATCTGTCGGGAACGAATACTATACGCCGCTTCAACTGGCAGTGTCAAAATCGAAAAACGATGTCGCTAGAAAGCTCATTGAGTTTGGAGCGGACTACTCGGCTGTCGATGACGACGGAAACACTCTCCTCCATCGTGCTGCCAGGAAAGGCTCTACAAAAAACATTGAAATGTTTGTCGAGCTTGGGATTGATATAAACGCGAGAAACAACGAAGGAAAGACACCTCTCCACATCGCTGCCGAAGATGAATACTTCAATAACGTCAAACTGTTGATCTCTCTTGGAGCAGACATCCTGGCAAGGGACAACAACAACTATTTGCCCTTCCATCTGCATCTTGCCGTTTATAAAGAAGATGTAGAAGTCATAGAGCAGTTGCTCTCGGCAGGAATCAGCGTAGACAACAACGAAGTCGAAGCCGGTATCTCTCCACTTCATATCGCCGCGGCATACGGAAAAATCGACATGGCGAAGCTTCTGATCCAGAAAGGTGCAGACGTGTCGATTAGAGCAAAGGATGGTTTGCAGCCAATCCATGCGGCGGTAGGTAGTTATGGGAGTCTGGAGATGATTGATTACTTGCTGGAAAGTGGAGCAAGTATTGACGCCGAAGATCACGGGGGCAGAACCCCAATCTTCTATGCGGTAATGGACTACAACATGGAGTCGATCTCCCATCTCGCAGAGAAGGGGGCAAACGTAAATCATCAGGACAATACTGGTATGACACCCGCGCACTATGCAGTTCAGGACAAATGGGACGCAATCGAAATGTTGACGATTTTGAGCGATTTCAGCCTGGTAGCAAATGTCAAGGACGACTCGGGAATGACTCCCGAAGATTACGCGGCTTCTGAAGAAATAAAAGAGTTCTTGAAGACTCTTTACTGA
- a CDS encoding TldD/PmbA family protein, translating to MHSDEAYSAVINKILSGGADFAEIFLEERYTGSINMVQGEVEGSVSGKLFGAGLRAFKGTRSIYAYTNELSLDGLMKVAERLRAVISQDRVADSVIDFRNEEFVDVCPVLFSPNNVPKKEKVRVMQLAHEGASTFASTISQVVVNFVEYDQNVWIYNSEGVKAHDRRVRTRLAISAVATKDGQMESGFYGPGAAMGFEFFNMVDPRAAGERAARIADRMVRAEFAPAGRMPVIISNEFGGVIFHEACGHALEATGVAKGASVFAGKLGQKIANECVSAVDDPTIHNAWGSANVDDEGTPTRRNLLIDKGVLKSYMIDRLGGIKMKMKPTGSARRQDYTFAPTSRMSNTFLLPGEYYPEEIIAATDYGLYAKSLGGGSVMPSTGEFNFAVKEGYMIEKGRITRPVRGATLIGKGNEVLTKIDMVGNDLERGQGMCGSISGSIPADVGQPTVRVSELIVGGRN from the coding sequence ATGCATTCAGATGAAGCATACTCCGCAGTTATCAACAAGATACTGTCTGGCGGAGCGGATTTTGCAGAGATCTTTTTGGAAGAGAGATATACGGGAAGTATAAACATGGTTCAAGGTGAAGTAGAAGGGAGCGTGTCGGGGAAATTATTCGGAGCTGGATTACGTGCCTTTAAAGGTACTAGAAGCATCTATGCTTACACAAACGAACTTTCGCTCGATGGTCTCATGAAAGTTGCAGAAAGGCTGAGGGCCGTTATAAGTCAGGATAGGGTCGCGGATTCAGTTATTGATTTTAGAAATGAAGAGTTTGTTGACGTCTGTCCAGTTCTCTTTTCACCGAATAATGTACCGAAGAAAGAGAAGGTAAGAGTTATGCAACTTGCCCATGAAGGAGCATCGACCTTCGCTTCGACAATATCTCAGGTTGTCGTGAATTTCGTTGAATACGATCAGAACGTCTGGATCTACAATTCCGAAGGCGTGAAGGCTCATGATCGCCGCGTAAGGACGAGACTGGCGATATCCGCTGTCGCCACAAAAGACGGACAAATGGAAAGTGGTTTCTACGGACCGGGAGCAGCAATGGGCTTTGAGTTCTTTAATATGGTCGATCCCAGAGCCGCCGGAGAAAGGGCCGCAAGAATCGCAGACAGAATGGTAAGGGCGGAGTTTGCTCCTGCTGGACGAATGCCTGTGATAATCTCCAACGAGTTTGGAGGAGTAATATTCCACGAGGCCTGCGGCCATGCGCTCGAAGCTACGGGAGTAGCCAAAGGCGCATCTGTATTTGCCGGTAAGCTCGGTCAGAAGATAGCAAATGAATGTGTCTCGGCCGTAGATGATCCGACGATACATAATGCTTGGGGATCGGCAAATGTCGATGACGAAGGAACTCCGACCAGGAGAAATTTATTGATCGATAAAGGAGTTCTAAAAAGCTACATGATCGATCGCCTTGGTGGAATAAAGATGAAAATGAAACCTACTGGAAGCGCAAGAAGACAGGATTACACGTTTGCGCCGACATCGAGAATGAGCAATACGTTCCTTCTTCCCGGAGAGTACTATCCCGAGGAGATAATAGCTGCCACAGACTACGGTCTCTACGCGAAGTCTCTCGGCGGGGGATCGGTTATGCCTTCCACGGGTGAATTTAACTTTGCGGTAAAGGAAGGATACATGATAGAGAAGGGAAGGATAACCAGACCGGTAAGGGGTGCGACACTTATCGGAAAGGGCAATGAGGTCCTTACGAAGATTGATATGGTTGGCAACGATCTCGAACGGGGGCAGGGCATGTGCGGGTCGATCTCGGGTTCGATCCCGGCCGATGTGGGCCAGCCAACCGTAAGAGTGTCTGAACTGATTGTTGGGGGGCGAAATTGA
- a CDS encoding phosphoribosylaminoimidazolecarboxamide formyltransferase, with protein MNIKRAFVSVHDKSRVEKIAGYLVSNGVEIVATDHTAEYLIDHGVEAIKVADYTEFPSIFDGRLKAIHPKIIGGILAIQDLPAHIEEMREHSILPFDMIVMNLKPFESAVKESPDESNLSKEIDISGPALLMAGAKNHRDIVVISDPMDYDEVIDSLEDCGDVPLLKRRRYALKAIYAALLYNSSIHKALSQIFASEKYDYTVMEHVMQLLYGDNPSQKAHLLKLSKEPGLLDEVQIGNPAIGLKKSQLRNINVFMELYYYSDNISLFLDKGKIIKVFAGKVPDDFSTGGPDTMFASTFAIDGDTLKRLSDDGVEAFGGVFDRDAIRAARERDIMILTVPAHEAVTLSKETYSGFGNYFVRELTFEMKKYDLDTDGRLAIYCSRVNRANNFSIFKDGESILLKSGLSYGEMMNYDFTKHDLRESVMACDNDLTDELIRKLVTAGVKRLILPGTKRTYSHRNVLVLGIDFTRLNN; from the coding sequence ATGAACATAAAGCGTGCCTTTGTCAGCGTACATGACAAGTCAAGAGTGGAAAAGATCGCTGGATATCTAGTCTCGAACGGTGTAGAAATCGTCGCCACTGATCATACCGCGGAATACCTTATAGATCATGGTGTCGAGGCAATAAAGGTCGCTGATTACACTGAGTTTCCTTCGATATTCGACGGAAGGCTAAAAGCTATCCACCCAAAGATTATAGGTGGAATTCTTGCGATCCAGGATCTTCCTGCCCATATTGAGGAAATGAGAGAACATTCGATTCTGCCTTTCGACATGATAGTTATGAATCTCAAGCCTTTCGAGTCCGCCGTAAAGGAATCACCGGATGAGTCTAATCTCTCAAAAGAGATCGATATCAGTGGACCGGCCCTGCTGATGGCGGGCGCCAAGAACCACAGGGACATTGTAGTCATATCCGATCCTATGGATTATGATGAAGTGATTGACAGTTTAGAGGACTGTGGAGATGTTCCCCTTCTTAAAAGAAGAAGATACGCTCTTAAGGCGATCTACGCTGCCTTGCTTTACAATTCTTCCATTCATAAGGCGTTATCGCAGATTTTTGCTTCCGAGAAATACGACTATACGGTCATGGAACACGTTATGCAGCTGCTTTACGGGGACAACCCCTCTCAGAAGGCTCATCTGCTAAAGCTTTCGAAGGAACCTGGTCTGCTTGATGAGGTTCAGATCGGTAATCCCGCCATTGGACTCAAGAAGTCTCAGCTGAGAAACATTAATGTTTTCATGGAACTTTATTACTACAGCGATAATATTTCGCTTTTCCTTGACAAAGGTAAGATCATAAAAGTCTTTGCAGGCAAGGTACCGGACGATTTTTCCACGGGCGGTCCCGATACGATGTTTGCTTCGACCTTTGCCATCGATGGTGATACTTTGAAAAGACTGAGTGACGATGGCGTAGAAGCTTTTGGAGGCGTTTTCGACCGCGATGCCATACGCGCTGCAAGAGAGAGAGATATCATGATACTGACCGTACCGGCCCACGAAGCGGTGACACTATCGAAGGAAACGTATTCGGGCTTTGGCAACTATTTTGTAAGAGAACTCACATTCGAGATGAAGAAGTATGACCTTGATACAGACGGAAGGCTCGCTATTTATTGTTCACGTGTGAACAGGGCGAACAATTTCTCGATTTTCAAAGACGGTGAGAGTATTCTTCTCAAGAGCGGTTTGAGTTACGGAGAAATGATGAACTACGACTTCACAAAGCACGATCTTAGAGAGTCAGTTATGGCTTGCGATAATGATTTGACCGACGAGTTAATAAGAAAACTCGTAACCGCCGGGGTCAAGAGACTTATTTTGCCGGGTACAAAAAGGACTTATTCCCACAGAAACGTTCTTGTGCTTGGAATTGACTTCACAAGACTCAACAATTGA
- a CDS encoding peroxiredoxin, producing MLLKGEKAIDFSLFGSDLKEYKLNEYLGKKVVLVFYPGAFTSVCQKELCTFRDSLANFESLNATILGISMDSPFANKAFKEQNSLSFQLLSDIGGEVSGKYGGVHQDFAGVRGLTVSKRAVFIVNKDGKISYTWVSDDPRVEPDYTEISNHLKKI from the coding sequence ATGTTACTAAAAGGAGAAAAGGCAATAGACTTCTCACTATTCGGTTCGGATCTTAAGGAATACAAACTCAACGAATATCTAGGAAAGAAAGTTGTACTGGTTTTCTACCCCGGTGCGTTTACGAGTGTATGTCAAAAGGAACTATGTACATTCAGAGATTCTCTTGCGAACTTTGAGAGCCTTAACGCTACAATTCTCGGGATAAGTATGGACAGCCCTTTTGCCAACAAAGCTTTCAAGGAGCAAAATTCCCTTTCTTTTCAGCTTCTCTCAGATATTGGAGGAGAAGTATCCGGAAAGTACGGCGGCGTGCATCAGGACTTTGCCGGCGTCAGGGGTCTCACTGTTTCAAAGAGAGCCGTATTCATTGTGAATAAAGACGGGAAAATTTCCTACACATGGGTTTCAGACGATCCCAGAGTTGAGCCAGATTACACAGAAATTTCGAATCATCTTAAGAAGATTTAG
- a CDS encoding MATE family efflux transporter, with amino-acid sequence MVKDIHKMLGEEEIGRLLLSLSLPATIGMLVQAMYNFVDTIFVGRGVGSMGIAGISISLPVQIFVMAFAQMFGIGGASVISRALGERDHEKARRAAGNVMVFSVAFGLVMTLLGQFFLDQLLIVLGASEAIIPYAREYLSIILLGSAFFSFGMAMNHVVRAEGKPKIAMAAMLISAVLNIILDPIFIFSLNMGIWGAALATVLSQAATSIYVLFYFLSGKSLLRISLRSLIPEWRIMRETVSVGLSAFSRQVAGSLLAVVLNNSLVFYGGDIAVAVYGVINRLLMVFIMPMFGVNQGFLPIVGYNYGARKMRRARESVKLASAVTTMIALFSSIVMFLFARQLISIFTDETELIESTIFALRIVILATPTIGVQVIASGMFQALGKALPALFLSLLRQIIILIPLILVIPRFLGINGIWISFPLADLIAFAISLVFYLRELKIFRSGELNVEGGTTDVS; translated from the coding sequence ATGGTAAAAGACATACATAAGATGCTCGGTGAAGAAGAGATTGGGAGGCTGCTTCTTAGTCTCTCTTTACCTGCTACTATCGGGATGCTTGTACAGGCTATGTATAACTTTGTTGACACAATCTTTGTTGGAAGAGGTGTCGGATCGATGGGAATCGCAGGCATCTCGATCTCCTTGCCTGTTCAAATATTCGTTATGGCATTCGCTCAAATGTTCGGAATCGGTGGCGCTTCAGTGATATCGAGGGCACTAGGTGAAAGGGACCACGAAAAGGCGAGACGAGCCGCCGGAAACGTAATGGTTTTCTCGGTCGCCTTCGGATTGGTAATGACTCTCCTAGGACAGTTCTTTTTAGATCAGCTGCTTATAGTGCTCGGCGCCAGTGAAGCCATCATTCCGTATGCAAGAGAATACCTGAGTATAATACTTCTTGGAAGCGCTTTCTTTTCTTTCGGCATGGCTATGAATCATGTGGTGAGGGCCGAAGGAAAACCGAAAATAGCAATGGCCGCAATGTTGATCTCTGCCGTTCTTAATATTATTCTTGACCCGATTTTCATATTCTCTCTAAATATGGGGATTTGGGGTGCGGCGCTGGCAACCGTTCTGTCTCAAGCTGCCACTTCAATTTATGTTCTCTTCTACTTCTTAAGTGGGAAAAGCCTACTGAGAATCTCTTTAAGATCGCTGATCCCCGAATGGAGAATCATGAGGGAGACTGTCTCGGTAGGACTCTCCGCCTTTTCAAGACAGGTAGCCGGCAGCCTTCTGGCCGTGGTTCTCAACAATTCGCTGGTTTTCTACGGAGGAGACATTGCCGTTGCAGTGTATGGAGTGATCAACCGACTTTTGATGGTTTTTATCATGCCCATGTTCGGCGTAAACCAGGGATTTCTTCCAATTGTCGGATACAACTATGGCGCCAGAAAAATGAGACGGGCAAGAGAGTCCGTCAAACTTGCATCTGCAGTTACTACTATGATTGCTCTTTTCTCGTCAATAGTCATGTTTCTGTTTGCGAGACAACTCATATCAATTTTCACCGATGAAACAGAGCTTATTGAGTCCACCATTTTTGCACTCAGAATAGTTATCCTTGCCACCCCCACGATAGGAGTTCAGGTTATTGCATCCGGAATGTTCCAGGCTCTCGGAAAGGCCTTACCAGCACTTTTCTTATCCCTCCTCAGACAGATAATCATACTTATCCCTCTGATTTTAGTTATCCCGCGCTTCCTTGGGATTAATGGCATCTGGATATCCTTCCCTCTTGCCGATTTGATTGCTTTCGCAATCTCGCTGGTTTTCTACCTTAGAGAACTGAAGATATTCCGTTCAGGCGAGCTCAATGTTGAGGGAGGAACAACGGATGTCTCATGA
- the glnA gene encoding type I glutamate--ammonia ligase translates to MTEKELIQKCESGEIGFVRLQITDINGMLKNVEVPARMLPTILEKGAMFDGSSIDGFVRIEESDMHLRPDLSTFAFLPWDNCQGKTIRLICDVYKPDGTPFEGDPRYVLKRVIQRAKSMGFETYAGPEPEFFIVKRDHDRGKPIGAFLDTGSYFDLLPVDGGEEVRKQIVLSLQEMGFEVEAAHHEVAPSQHEIDFRYTDILKTADNIQTFKWVVKTIAIADGFHATFMPKPFSGVNGSGMHIHMSLFSDGNNAFCDSSKDHGLSETALSFVGGIISHAKEITAVTNPTINSYKRLTPGYEAPVNISWALGNRSAMIRIPSTRGEGTRLEFRSPDPTCNPYLALALTLAAGLDGVEKRIDPPNPVDENIFKMKGSRRKELMIENLPGTLINALEFTRNSEFVKSTLGDHIFNTFVRSKEGEWSEFCASVTDWEISKYLELY, encoded by the coding sequence ATGACTGAAAAAGAATTGATTCAGAAATGCGAATCTGGGGAAATTGGTTTTGTCAGGCTTCAGATAACCGATATAAACGGTATGCTGAAGAATGTGGAAGTTCCTGCAAGAATGCTGCCTACAATTCTGGAAAAGGGTGCAATGTTCGACGGATCTTCAATCGACGGCTTTGTGCGAATCGAGGAATCCGACATGCATCTACGGCCGGATCTTTCGACTTTCGCCTTCCTTCCCTGGGACAATTGTCAGGGAAAAACCATAAGACTCATCTGTGATGTCTACAAACCTGACGGTACACCATTTGAGGGAGATCCAAGATATGTTTTGAAGAGAGTTATCCAGCGAGCCAAGAGTATGGGGTTCGAGACTTACGCCGGTCCTGAACCAGAATTCTTTATAGTCAAGAGAGACCATGACCGTGGAAAACCGATCGGAGCGTTTCTGGATACGGGAAGTTATTTCGACCTCCTTCCAGTTGACGGAGGTGAGGAGGTAAGAAAACAGATCGTGCTTTCTCTTCAGGAAATGGGGTTTGAAGTTGAGGCGGCACATCATGAGGTGGCCCCTTCACAACACGAAATTGACTTCAGATACACTGACATACTGAAAACCGCAGATAATATTCAGACATTCAAATGGGTTGTAAAGACAATAGCTATAGCCGACGGATTTCATGCCACATTTATGCCGAAGCCCTTTTCGGGAGTCAACGGATCGGGAATGCATATCCATATGAGCCTCTTCTCGGACGGCAACAATGCCTTTTGCGATTCCTCAAAAGATCACGGGTTAAGTGAAACCGCTCTGAGTTTCGTCGGGGGAATCATCTCACACGCAAAAGAGATTACCGCCGTCACAAATCCAACTATAAATAGTTATAAGAGACTTACACCTGGATATGAGGCCCCCGTGAATATCTCTTGGGCGCTGGGAAACAGGAGCGCAATGATCAGAATACCCAGCACAAGGGGAGAAGGAACAAGGCTGGAATTCAGAAGTCCCGATCCCACGTGCAATCCTTATCTTGCGTTAGCATTGACTCTTGCCGCCGGTCTGGACGGTGTTGAGAAGAGGATCGACCCGCCTAATCCAGTCGATGAGAATATTTTCAAGATGAAAGGCTCGAGAAGAAAGGAACTGATGATAGAAAACCTTCCAGGGACTCTGATCAATGCTCTTGAGTTTACCAGAAACAGCGAATTCGTGAAATCGACGCTAGGCGATCACATATTCAACACCTTTGTCAGATCAAAAGAGGGCGAATGGAGCGAATTCTGCGCTTCGGTCACCGACTGGGAGATCAGTAAGTATCTGGAGCTCTATTGA